CTATATGAAGATCAGAACTTTAGATGAACAAACCATTAATCAGATTGCTGCAGGGGAAGTAATAGAGAATCCGGCATCTGTAGTAAAAGAACTGGTGGAAAATGCTGTTGATGCAAGAGCATCTCAAATTAAAGTGGAAATCTTGAGTGGAGGATTTCAAAGCATTACTGTTAGTGATAATGGATCAGGTATGAGCCGAGATGACGCTCTGCTTTGTTTTACACATCATGCTACATCTAAAATCCAGAAAGTAGAAGATTTATCTTATTTATCTACAATGGGATTTAGAGGAGAGGCACTCTCTTCGATTGCTGCTATTTCTAAGGTTACATTAATTACTTCTTATGCATCGGTAGGGGTTAAGCTGGAAGTAGAAGCTGGTAGGGTTTTATCCATAGATCCTGCTCCTAGAGTGAAGGGAAGTAGTGTGGAGGTGCGTTCTTTATTTTATAACGTTCCTGCTCGCAAAAAGTTTCAAAAAAGTGTTTCAGCAAGTAGTGCAGAGATTACCAAATTAATGACTTTTTTGAGTTTAGCTTATCCAGAAACAGGGCTTTCTTTATGGCATCAGGATAAGAGAGTTTTTGATTTTTGTGCTTCTGAAAATAGGCAAGAAGAAATACTTATGCGTGCTAAGACTCTGCTTAGTAATGATTTTGTAGAGGATATTCATACAATTGCACATAAGCAAGAAAGTTTTGAGGTCATGGGATTTGTAGCCTCTCCTTTAAAAGTGCGCGTAAATCGTTCGGGGCAGTACCTATTTGTCAATCGTCGAGTTGTTGTTTGCCCTATTTTTAGTTATGCAGTGCGAGATGCTTTTTCTACGCGCATTGAAAAAGATCGTCATCCTTTATTTGTTCTACATTG
This is a stretch of genomic DNA from Candidatus Rhabdochlamydia oedothoracis. It encodes these proteins:
- the mutL gene encoding DNA mismatch repair endonuclease MutL, translating into MKIRTLDEQTINQIAAGEVIENPASVVKELVENAVDARASQIKVEILSGGFQSITVSDNGSGMSRDDALLCFTHHATSKIQKVEDLSYLSTMGFRGEALSSIAAISKVTLITSYASVGVKLEVEAGRVLSIDPAPRVKGSSVEVRSLFYNVPARKKFQKSVSASSAEITKLMTFLSLAYPETGLSLWHQDKRVFDFCASENRQEEILMRAKTLLSNDFVEDIHTIAHKQESFEVMGFVASPLKVRVNRSGQYLFVNRRVVVCPIFSYAVRDAFSTRIEKDRHPLFVLHCTIAPHLIDVNVHPQKKEIRLKEEKYTKNLIQLAVEKALEKRSGNQTGLMPISYGHQETSFWIKEPSAHILCESLPKFKQESFIDAIEIIGLFSHYLFLHPQSALLKIIDTKETIAMIGIDLYAAESKILFDKMRKNQEPKGSQALLLPDTIVFSKAESEGILCILDELHQLGLRVYPIGKTAFLVEAIPAFMKQDQVRDLMLECLQGNKEERNRRYAAILCRWVRKNKQPFSQDRALRLVEQLLCLPDPLFCPLGKRIISCITKVQIDDWFK